The Halobellus sp. MBLA0158 genome has a window encoding:
- a CDS encoding protein translocase SEC61 complex subunit gamma: MDVKYDLTSYVRVLKLASTPSWEEFSQIGLIAGAGIVLVGFLGFLIYAIMSFLPGGV; encoded by the coding sequence ATGGACGTCAAGTACGACCTGACCAGCTACGTGCGGGTGCTGAAGCTGGCCAGCACGCCCTCGTGGGAGGAGTTCTCACAGATCGGTCTCATCGCCGGCGCCGGCATCGTCCTCGTCGGCTTCCTGGGCTTTCTCATCTACGCGATTATGAGCTTCCTCCCGGGAGGTGTCTGA